The Hevea brasiliensis isolate MT/VB/25A 57/8 chromosome 1, ASM3005281v1, whole genome shotgun sequence DNA segment CAGGTAAGTGTTGTGAACTCATATGATGCAGCTTCTGAGTGAGTGCCAATTAACAATGTCAAGAGAGTTGACTTCCCAACACTGCACCAGAAtagaaatacaattttaattgtcAGCATTGTCAAGCATATCTGCACACAGGTAACTAATAGTGCTAGCATCAACAGTATTCTATTATAATTCAAGGATATCTAAAAAAAtcgcagaaaaaaaaaaagcaataaagATTCCATTATTACATTGGAAATCCCAGTATGAGAATAATAATCCTACAGAAGTCACCAAGCTTAACTAGTATTGTGAAGGTAAAAGTTGCATTCCAAAGTGTCAATAGCTCCTAATCAGTCTATTTGTGTTTCTTGCATGAGTATGCATATGTATTTACACGAAAATGTAAAATTTGCAAAACATAAAGTTGGATACCTTGGAAATCCTATCAATGCAACACGTCCATGGCCACATTTTGTAACTTCAAAACCATCTCCTCCACTGCTAGAACCCTGATTCAAAAAGGCAACAGTAACCAAATGTTCGAAAAATCTAAAAGCAGTGGAAATAAGCATTAAAAAAACAAGATAATAACAAGGGCAGCAAAGTACAgtgaaaatatataattaatacaaTCCACAATATACCGTCAGCTAGAAAAATCAACTCAACCACAGATAGGAAGGAACAGAAATGCACCAAATTTGAGCAGTTTTGGAACTTCCCAGACAACCACAATCATAGTATGTGTACCAAGACAAGAACTTACAAAGACATGTTAAATGCCAAGTAGCACCAACTCAGGTGGCTCAACTCCAACCAATAAACCTAAATTGTACTAAATCTACTGAGAACGTGTAACAATTATTGAAGAATCACAGAATTACACTAGCCCTGTTGCTGTCTAACAATAACTGAGGAAGAATTTGTTATTCTTAAACAACTGATACTCACTAAAGCTGTAAGACAAGCATGAAGTTTAAGATCAGAAATTATGGAGGTAGGTCCCATTACAAATAGAATCTCTAGTAGCTACTGTCTGAAATGCATACAAAGAGAATGATTTGGTAAAATTTAGCAACCAAAAAGGTAGTCACTGCATGCTAGCATAACCACCATATTTTTCACATGCCACTACCATCTCAAACATCAACAAATGCAGAGGAAATAAAAGAGTTGCATACCTTAGGAGGCTCCAACAATTGTGTCCTTAGCTTTGCTATCTTTGCCTTGGGCTGACCAAGATGATACTCTGAATATTAATTACACACAAAAAAAATAAGCTCAAGAAAATAAAACTTTCACTTCAATAAGAGATTACGAATTCAACAGCATCAATTAAACATGGACATGAAAATGTGAGACATGTAATTCAATAACCTGTAGCTTTATTTTTCTGTGTTCGAGCCATCTCGGCTTCGATTTCTTTAATCTTCTCGATTATCCCCATTCTCGCTTGATTTTAGCTGCCACCGCCTACAGAAACAACAAAAGGTTCAAAACTTTTCAGGTTTACAAGCCTCGATTCTAGCAGGATTAGTAATTAAACGAGTTCAAGCCCATAATCAACAAGCAAAATAGTAATTCCACATGTACAAGCATTAGTCAATTCAGTTTCTTAACGTAACAaatgaaataattatttataaaaaaacagAGAGAGATAGAATCGTTTTAAGAACGACTCACCGCACCGGAAGCGAGTGAGGGCGATCCCAGGATCTGAGATGAGAAGAGGAGAGTGGCAGGGACAATGGAGATGGAGATGGAGATGGCGATGACTGTTATTATTTAACGGACAGAAACGAGAAGGCAATTAGGGCTTTGAATTGAGGATTTACCTTATGTAGAACATGAAGTTCCAGATCATtcctttgaatttttttttttttcgtttttttttcaaaaaaaaagttGTTTAAATTGTATAAATTACAATTGAATTGTTTTTGGAAATCTAGAAAAAAGAATCAAGATTtcgttttcattttattttatttgatgatTAACATTTTTTAGAATACAAAATTATCATAATTGCAATGCATATTATTGataaaattcaatttttcaaaagTTCATctgataataatttttataaaaattccatTTACAAATaataattgtaaatttttaaaaaattaatttaaaattatggtatttgatttaaattaattctacaaaatatTATGAAACTTatttataaatctaaaattttaatatttagtttaaataaaaatttatttaaaatttttattaattaattcaataaaatttattatagttaaattaaatttcatcaaaattaatagaattgtaaatgaattataaatttaaaattatatgtattttaaataataaaattatcctcttattatatattattttatttattttaaatataaaatttatttcatttgaagtaaattttacatttaatataaaatatatcaaataaaaaaaattatttacaagtaaaataaattttatcataaaattaaattaaatatggcCTAAATGTCAATGGATAAAAATTTAAGATTCAAAGATTACTCCAATCCTAATAGAAATAAGCTCTTAAGCCCATAACATCAATCGCACGTAGGGAGAGCATTCGGTCGGTTTGGTTCCGAACCGAACTGAATATCAAAAATCAAAAAATCGAATCGCTTAAAAATGTAAATCAAACCAAATAGATTACTTAaagataaccgaaccgaaccaaactgaACCAAATGGATTAAAAAGTAAATTAGCAAAACAAAGCCATTTGCCCCTACTGTAGGAGGTAGGGGCATACGATGCTAGTAGATCGTGTTCAATCCACGTTTTCTCCAATTGTATTAGAAACTAAAAAAGTGAAACAAAGTTTATATGAACTTCATAGACTAGGTTGGCTCAAGCCCTTAGCATTCAATTAACAATAGCCACACATAGGTACATGATGGATTAAAATCCAATTGAATAAAATTAGTAACACAAGGTTTGTACTTATTCACATACCTTGCCCCTAATCTCTAACAATCTAAGGACACCATAGCATGTTATAAGAACAGGAAAATAAATAACAGATGATTCAGAATCATCAATCAAAGGCAATAACCAAAGCAAGGCGATTAGTGTTGCATAGCACTGGTGTAGAAACTGGTCCTACATTTTAATTATGAATTATCCACAATGACCAAAAAAATAGATAATAATAGCCTATAGATAATTATTTGGAATTATACATATAAAGGCACACCTAATTACCCAGAGAACAACCAAAAGGGCTTCCTCTACCACTTAATTGATGACCAGCACAAGATACTCTTG contains these protein-coding regions:
- the LOC110650914 gene encoding developmentally-regulated G-protein 2-like isoform X4, coding for MGIIEKIKEIEAEMARTQKNKATEYHLGQPKAKIAKLRTQLLEPPKGSSSGGDGFEVTKCGHGRVALIGFPSVGKSTLLTLLIGTHSEAASYEFTTLTCIPGIIHYNDTKIQLLDLPGIIEGASEGKGRGRQVIAVSKSSDIVLMVLDASKASVYVPYMVFATITS